From the Amia ocellicauda isolate fAmiCal2 chromosome 21, fAmiCal2.hap1, whole genome shotgun sequence genome, one window contains:
- the snx6 gene encoding sorting nexin-6: MMQEGLDDGPDFLSEEDRGPRAVNVDLQTDATLQVDISDALSERDKVKFTVHTKSSLPNFKQSEFSVVRQHEEFIWLHDSFVENEEYAGYIIPPAPPRPDFDASREKLQKLGEGEGSMTKEEFTKMKQELEAEYLAIFKKTVAMHEVFLCRVAAHPVLRKDLNFHVFLEYNQDLSVRGKNKKEKLEDFFKNVVKSADGVLVAGVKDVDDFFEHEKTFLLEYHNRVKDASAKSDRMIRSHKSAADDVNRIASTLYTLGTQDSTDVCKFFLKVSELFEKTRKIEARVAADEDLKLADLLKYYLRESQAAKDLLYRRGRALVDYENANKALDKARAKNRDVLQAETSQQVCCQKFEKISESAKQELIDFKTRRVAAFRKNLVELAELELKHSKGNLQLLQSCLGVLKGET; the protein is encoded by the exons ATGATG CAAGAAGGGTTGGACGACGGTCCCGATTTCCTCTCTGAAGAGGACAGAGGa CCCAGGGCGGTTAACGTGGATCTCCAGACTGACGCGACGCTCCAGGTGGACATTTCCGATGCGCTCAGTGAAAGAGACAAAGTGAAATTTACTGTTCACACAAAG AGCTCTTTACCAAACTTCAAGCAGAGCGAGTTCTCGGTGGTTCGGCAGCATGAGGAGTTCATCTGGCTGCACGACTCCTTCGTGGAGAACGAGGAATACGCCGGCTACATC ATCCCCCCGGCTCCCCCGAGGCCGGACTTCGATGCGTCCAGAGAGAAGCTGCAGAAGCTGGGAGAAGGGGAAGGCTCGATGACCAAGGAGGAGTTCACCAAAATGAAACAGGAGCTAGAAGC GGAATACTTGGCCATCTTCAAGAAGACGGTTGCGATGCACGAAGTCTTCCTGTGCCGAGTGGCGGCTCATCCGGTCTTGAGGAAGGACTTGAACTTCCACGTGTTTCTAGAATATAACCAGGAT CTGAGCGTCCGAGgcaaaaacaagaaggagaaGCTGGAGGACTTCTTTAAAAACGTGGTGAAGTCTGCGGACGGGGTGCTGGTGGCCGGAGTGAAG GACGTAGACGACTTCTTCGAGCATGAGAAGACCTTCCTCTTAGAGTACCACAACCGGGTGAAAGACGCCTCGGCCAAGTCCGACAGGATGATCCGCTCTCACAAAA GTGCCGCAGACGACGTCAACAGAATCGCCTCCACGCTTTACACGCTAGGAACCCAAGACTCGACGGATGTGTGCAA GTTTTTCCTAAAAGTTTCAGAGTTATTTGAAAAAACACGG aaaatagaAGCGCGTGTGGCTGCAGACGAGGACCTGAAACTTGCCGATTTGCTGAAGTATTACCTCAGGGAATCGCAAGCTGCCAAG GATCTGCTGTACAGACGGGGCCGGGCGCTGGTCGATTACGAGAACGCGAACAAGGCGCTGGACAAAGCGAGAGCCAAAAACAGGGACGTCCTGCAGGCGGAGACCAGCCAGCAGGTCTGCTGTCAGAAGTTCGAGAAGATCTCAGAATCTGCTAAACAAG AACTTATAGACTTTAAGACGCGACGGGTGGCTGCCTTCAGGAAGAACCTGGTAGAACTGGCTGAACTGGAGCTGAAGCACTCCAAG GGCAATTTACAGCTGTTGCAGAGCTGCCTCGGGGTGCTGAAAGGAGAGACATAA